TAACCAGGCATGAACATTTTTCCGGACCTGAAACTGATAAGAGGCTGATAAGaagcgggaaatattaaaaccatttattgttgatatttacatgaactttatttcgtatagattggtatttgatatatgatatatgtcaaatgatctggcaatagttcagaattccgaggatgatccaagcgcataaagagcagtagcagttcgtttatccaatggaatggctcggctagaaaggatcggaagcgaaatattgGTCGTTGCAGCGCAGCCACATGGGCTTTCCCGTCTCCATGATCTTGACGTTTGCTTCGCGTGCGCCATTCGTCCATTAAGGCGACCTCCTGGTTAGACCGTAGATGGCCATTCCATATTCAAATGACACACGTTGACAGGCGACTGCTGGAAAAGGGCACATCTCCCTCTTTCTTGCGCACAATGTTCTTGCCCCGTATCAGATTCTGTTCGCAGAAGCTACTGCTGTCGCGGGTCGTGTcaaagaattaattaaatgactgttcagatctatatatatgaacgccttctgcagcagatccttttgctttctgccgtaataaatgctcaagcagcgtaacgtgggatgttgttgctttcatcattgcagcaatgtttccacgttcaaatgctgttctgcgattacaattatcaataacaaattatttaaatccattgtttacttcagctcgcaaatgacaatagcagaacagctgttttcagacgcgtttgccaatggaaacacctcacgtccgcctatcgcgttgccaatcgaaaatacacaaaaataccgaaaaaaccgcatagtggaaaaatgcctttagtgcacacctcctctaacacacgattcagacccaatgtTTTCatgaattttaggtcttatggtttgggctgggggaacatgacgcaaatcgacatctactcttttatagtaatactcgatctACAATTTTCTTggccattttctattttttatggcgGCTGTGCAGCATTTCTTCGTAGGGGgatgtccatatattacgtaatcacgtttttggtgatttttgaccccctcccccccccctggtgatcaaacgtaatcattcaataaacaaaaaaccccccccccaatgattacgtaatcccaagaataaaattttttttgttttaatctgtggattcaaactgagatgcaacccaatcttatatattgtttataaatggagtttggtatgacacattcggttcgtctacgctgaaattatctccaacatactcttcgtcaagccattccaggtcttcgcgtccttcgtgtgattgaaccactaaacattttcttttttgccgcccagccactaaaaaaattttgtctctgctttcctatctaagtttgtagatataattaaaggaaaaaagtttttaaataaattctttaaataaaaaaatttatataaaatgattacgtaatcattgtgcacgaccccccccccccctccccatgtaatcgaacataatcatttcaatgaccctcgccccccccccccctaggtgattacgtaatatatggacagcccctagaCCCTTTTTCGTTAAAGGGGTCCATGGCCGGACAGCTAACgtccttaatttttgatgtagaacaaaaaatcaagtttGGTTCGTTTCTATATATCAACAGCTATCGACACACGTAGGATTTTTGcgatatattgattttttggtGAGTGATtgaataaaagttaaaattgttgataaaaaaaggaagcaatataaacaaaagagaacgctatagtcgggttggtgtcccgactatctaatacccgtcactcagctaaagggagtgcgaacgctgtgctcgggttggtgtcccgactaataatcgtaactcagttaaagggagtgcgagggagatagatatataaattttgattgcgtataactttttaatgaatggtccgatttgaaaaatgtcttctacatttcgataggtataaatatacacaacaaaattgcatttatacttctaggaaatctttaaagatgtgggcgcaggacccattataaaaacgttagtgggcgattgtgggcgttagagggggcgtggcgctcgactaaaataaacttgcgctgcgtaggaagccaaagaatatgtgtgggaaatctcaaccttctagcttgtgtagtttctgagatctcagcgttcatacggacggacagacggacatggctagatcgactcggctagtgcccctgatcaagaatatatatactttatggggtcggaaacgcttccttctagctgttacatacttttgcacgaatacaatataccctttattctacgagtaacgggtataaaaatgctgTGTGTCGATAgataaaggtattttaaatatactgTCAAAATTTCAGATCGATCGGTTAAGATTTGTTCAAGGCAGTCTCAAAAAaagtggtttcgagaaaaacgcgttTAAAGTTGTATGGTCCCGGGATATAcctgcacacacaaaaaagaaCTGTGTAAAATCAACatagaaaaatagtatttcgaaattatttgaatttttcatgtattttgttgtttttttttttgcgtcattgaatagtatttaacaattaaaacagtagaaaacctatttacaaaacttgcatgtattttgttgttttattcattcggcaaaTTAATAGTATCGTCTCAATTAAAATCGTAGCAAAACTATCTTATTTGTTTGCGtgtatttgtttgctttattttttgggaCATTAAATAGTAACGCCACAATTAATATCGTAACtcaactatttttttccttcatatattttgttgttttacaaatacaattataaattgtatgtcaactatttttctggacttagGGTGGTTAGAGTCGGATTATCTCTGGATCGTGAGTTCAAATTCCACTTTTGCAGatgatgtttattttttttttttaaatgttgatttCAAGTCTATAAATTTTCCTctacaaaaatcatttttctgtGGCCTAGTGGTTAGAGTGCTCGACTCCAATGGTTGCGGCCCCGGTTCGATTCCCATCGGAGGCAAAAAACCTGATTTTGGCAATAGGCTTAATAGGCCTAAAAGAATCTGCACAGCGGGGAGAGACGCCTTTCTTGGGCATCATAACAACATTCGCATGCTTCCACTGCTCCGGATAATATGAAAGAACAATCATAGCATTCAAGATACGCGTAAGAATCGAAATAGATGCTACTGGCAGAGCTTTAGCTACTTTTCCGTCAATGCTGTCATGGCCAGGGGCTTTTTTCATCAATAGGCGAAATTTAAGAAGCAGCACCAGAGGGAACATCATAAAAAGCTTCTGTAACATCAGTCTCTTCATCTGTGACCAATTCAAAAAGCTTAAATCTTTCTTCCAAAGAATCAGcaaattttttagttatttcaTCATCTCTATTTGCCCAAGTACCGTACGATCAAAGCAAGGAAAACTTCTGGAGAGGCTGCCGTTTAAGCCCGCGAGTGCATTTCCACAGCTCGAAGCCTCGATCAGCATCCGGATCGATAGCACTAAGTTCCCTAACGAAAATTCGGACAACAAATGCCCCGTGGTATGTCAAGAGCAAATAAACATGCACCCAAGCCGCTGCAATGACCGTCTACTAGCTCACATTAACCAGCTAGCTGCATCCTTGTCAAAACCATCCACAAGAAGAAGGCTGAAGCGTCGACACCCTGGTGATctctgaaaatataatttgacgttaattacacaggtcgacaaaatcaagactttttcttgacccaagaataaacgcaacaaaacctgaaagaattttagctgtagattactacctcatacttggaaactttacATCACGtcaaagttttgagaaatccgtggtcaaagtttcaaattttcgatttttaggcactttttatatatatattttatatatatatatatttttggattcgttgcgaattcccaagttaaactgcgttttccaaaaagttccccaacgcaaggattcttagcaaaaagacctcaaagttcgaaaaatgctaaaattggccaactttccggagctctcagaggcaaacggattcatggtttgattcgatgttacatttttttaagagatacactctttatcttttgaACCCCAAACcccagaaacaaattttagaaaacatagtcaaaaaacataaaagcatacagctgcggtcaaaatagtagtagtattgccgccctgtgtttttaaaggattgttgttgtcacttttcttatccaattagtctattagtacaattataaacaatacaatattaccaggagaagaaaaattacaacaacaaacctttaaaaacacagggaggcaatactactactattttgaccgcagctgtatgcttttatgttttttgactatgttttctaaaatttgtttctcccttaataaaaatcataaaattattctaattaTGGGGTTCCAAatataaagagtgtatcttttaataaactttaacatcgaatcaaaccataaTTCCGTTCatcatttttcgaactttgaggtcttCTTGCTGCTGTAACAGCtggaaggaagcgtttccgaccccataactagggtcactagccgagtcgatctagccatgtccgtctgtccgtatgtttgtctgtccgtccgtatgaacgctgagatctcggaaactacaaaagctagaaggttgagattttccacacatattcttgggcttcctccGCAGCACAAGTTTATTTCacccgagcgccacgccccctctaacgcccacaatcgcccactaacgattttaaattttgttgtgtatatttatacctattaaaatgtagaagacatttttcatatcggaccattcattaaaaagttatgcgtgatcaaaaaaatattcctcgcactctctttagctgagtggcGGGTATAGATAGtcaggacaccaacccgactatagcgttctctcttgttttttttttaagttattggATGCTCTGataacttgatatcaagttagcatTGCACTTTCTCCATATTCGACTTTTCCAGAACATTTAGTTTTGAGAATTTGCCTCTAGTTATTCGTAAGTTAtttgtgaaataaataaatatgttgctCTAgtctaatttattattatcacTATTTTAGGATATGGGCAAccgatttaaatatatttaattttaaagggcTTGCAAACAAACTAAGccagttttaagaggtggagAAATATGTTcgagtgaaaaatatttagacgAGAGCAACACATTTAATTCATTCACGAATATTTTACATACCTATTGAAATTAAGCAGTTTATTTAAAACGTGATTTGATTTAGCACAAAACGGATAATACATTGGCTTATTATTGCAGCCCGCTCCTACATCACAACTGTATGAGGGGCTGTCCTTGGCGTTCGCGATATGCGGAAACGTCAGGCATCAGTTCCTCTCGGAAGCGTTCATGGTTGCGGGCAAAATCCTCCACCGCTCTAACACGTCTTCGCTGTCGCTCAGCACTGCTGATAGCgctgtggttgttgtttaACCCTGCAAGACTCCGTGCGTCGGGGTAGAAAACGCTATTGGCGACTGGAGGAACGGGTGTGGGGCGGCGCTGCGCCCTGGGCGTTCCACTCGgacttccgtttccgttaGCATCTGCAAGAAGAAAATGCCTGTAGCCTGGTTCTGGAAATATGCAACAGAGTATGCTGAGAATGTCGCCAAAAGGCATTTTTCTGACTAAGCGCGATGAGTTGCGAGCAGAAGACAATAGAGGCTTGGATTGGGCTGCGAGTATACTGCTCTTATCTCTAGCTTTGACAAACGGTAGACTCACGTTGCTTTCGGGGAAAACAGCTAGTGGTACTTTAATAAGCTGTTTTTCAGCTATTCTGTTCAAATAACTGTATATAACTGTAACACTGTATAAACAATATGAAAAAACAGTACAACAAAATGATCTTATTTTAgtgacaatttttaaactagtaAAATACTCAGGGCAggatgaaaaaaaattcaagaaaaacataactatgtttttttggctttttcggtTATATCTTCAAAAATGGTCAACCGTCTTTTTTGCTTTTCacaattaaaaagttacatgGGTCCTTTTCACGGTCGTCATAAGCAAAATGAAACTGAaaacctacacacaaaaaaaaacaatgtaaAATCAACATAGAACGAAACgttcttgttcttgtttttatatattattttttatgtttttaaggtttttgggggttagatctgttcgaaataaacggtaaaaaagagtacgaatttttctctgcattcgcttagctaaccaaaattatataattaggctaccagaacggtggagttaaggtgggaataaggtgaggttagtgctgggttaagttgcgattacGGAGGTATTAGATTGaatagggtaaaagtaatgtaagaGAAGGGTGAGGGTGAGAAAgttcgtttggactttagtgaggataaggtgggtcaaggtgacaaacaagttttactaaaaaaaaaagtgaagttaaagtaagtaagtatagtaaggtttaaatttttttcaggtgagacaaaagttaggttagctaagaagaggaaaaccTGGTGTTAATGTGGGTCAAGACGAGGAAATAGTGAGAACAGcattaaggtgctaaaaaagtgtgccaagggttagaataaaataggtggagttaaggtgaggtaatattagggttaatACGTTGTTAAGGTAAGATGTTATGGTTATGGTTAGAAGAATATGGatagaatattagtgcgttgtaggtgggtttactgtttagctaaggttaggcgggattttactctgatattaatttgaatatacgaaaaaatcagcaataaatgctttgccaatagtagcggacaacgtcgcttcgggtattgctagtatatgtatatactttatacgTTTCGTTCTACCTGTTAGATACTTTTCAATATGCAATATATCGTTTTACTCTGTTGTTTGTGTACTGCAAACATTCTCTACTGCAAACATTCGTTCCCAAAGAATACTATTTTTTAGAGAATCCTTTTACAAACCTTGCTTGCCCATCAATTTCTCCTGCTGCAAGCGGGCATTACTGGAGCCGAAATATCCGTTGATAAATGGCAGGGGCGACATGACCACACCGCCCCTTAACGAGCTGTCCGGTGGAGGAGGTGCTGGTCTGTTGAAGGGATTCGTCCGCCTGGGCGGAGGCCTGGGCCTCGCTCCCTCCGAGGCACTTTGCGGCCCATCAATGACATTGCCAAGCATTTCTGTagattaaagaacgtataagATTAGGAAATCGGGTTCTTTGGTTGACCCAAAAATCTGGCTCACTGTTTCTCGAGTCCTCCATCTCGTGCAGCTGCCGCTTTAGCTCGGCTAGGATGATGCGCTTGTATTCATAGCCGGCGCACGTGAGTGCCTTCATCCACGTTTCCATGCTCTCCTGGTTGTCTGCGGAGAGGATGTAGGTGCGGTTGCCGTTAAAGGCTATTTCAAAGCAGTAGTTGTCCACCTCGTTCGACAGTTCAATAGTGCATCCCTCGACTATGATGAGCCCCAGAGGCTCCTTATCCACCCGCGACTCGAAGTAGAAAAGCAGGTTGCCCTTCAGCACGAAATAGCGTCTCTGGAAGGCCTTGTTGACCTCGCCCCGTTTGTTG
The genomic region above belongs to Drosophila takahashii strain IR98-3 E-12201 chromosome 2L, DtakHiC1v2, whole genome shotgun sequence and contains:
- the IPIP gene encoding sesquipedalian-1, yielding MKINEKNLYVFARTPPFDMEGFLNKRGEVNKAFQRRYFVLKGNLLFYFESRVDKEPLGLIIVEGCTIELSNEVDNYCFEIAFNGNRTYILSADNQESMETWMKALTCAGYEYKRIILAELKRQLHEMEDSRNKMLGNVIDGPQSASEGARPRPPPRRTNPFNRPAPPPPDSSLRGGVVMSPLPFINGYFGSSNARLQQEKLMGKQDANGNGSPSGTPRAQRRPTPVPPVANSVFYPDARSLAGLNNNHSAISSAERQRRRVRAVEDFARNHERFREELMPDVSAYRERQGQPLIQL